Proteins encoded in a region of the Thunnus maccoyii chromosome 4, fThuMac1.1, whole genome shotgun sequence genome:
- the LOC121896391 gene encoding glucose-6-phosphate 1-dehydrogenase isoform X2, with product MGTRASAEKTTTIPLSRSEVFGELRKELHEDEEFHQSDAHIFIIMGASGDLAKKKIYPTLWWLFRDGLLPEQTYFVGFARSDLTVDAIRTSCMPYLKVADSEADRLTAFFSRNTYISGKYAEEGSFSKLNTHIQSLPGGTEANRLFYLALPPTVYHDVTKNIKHHCMSTKGWNRVIVEKPFGHDLQSSEELSTHLSSLFTEEQIYRIDHYLGKEMVQNLMVLRFGNRIFGPIWNRDSVACVVLTFKEPFGTQGRGGYFDDFGIIRDVMQNHLLQMLCLVAMEKPASTSSDDVRDEKVKVLKCIAPASMSEVVLGQYVGDPEGEGDAKLGYLDDTTVPKGSTQATFATVVLYVHNERWDGVPFILRCGKALNERKAEVRLQFTDVPGDIFGNQCRRNELVVRVQPNEAVYAKMMSKKPGVYFSPEETELDLTYKSRYKDVKLPDAYERLILDVFCGSQMHFVRSDELREAWRIFTPLLHQIDREKPKPTIYKYGSRGPVEADELAKRVGFRYEGTYKWVNPHRL from the exons ATGGGGACTCGAGCGAGCGCTG AGAAAACAACCACCATCCCCCTCTCTCGCTCAGAGGTGTTTGGGGAGCTGAGGAAGGAGCTTCATGAAGATGAAGAATTCCATCAGTCTGATGctcacatcttcatcatcatgggaGCCTCG GGGGATCTGGCCAAGAAGAAAATCTACCCAACTCTATG gtgGTTGTTCAGAGACGGCCTCCTCCCCGAGCAGACGTATTTTGTGGGATTTGCTCGCTCTGACCTGACAGTTGATGCCATCCGGACATCATGCATGCCATACCTGAAG GTGGCAGACTCAGAAGCAGATCGGTTGACAGCCTTCTTCAGCAGGAACACCTACATCAGTGGGAAATATGCAGAAGAAGGTTCCTTCTCCAAgctcaacacacacatccagtcTCTGCCCGGAGGAACCGAGGCAAACCGTCTCTTCTACCTGGCCCTGCCGCCCACCGTCTACCACGATGTTACCAAGAACATCAAGCACCACTGTATGAGCACAAA agGCTGGAACAGGGTGATTGTAGAGAAGCCGTTTGGACATGACCTTCAGAGCTCTGAGGAGCTGTCCACTCACCTCTCCTCGCTCTTCACCGAGGAACAGATCTACCGTATAGATCACTATCTGGGCAAAGAAATGGTGCAGAACCTCATGGTGCtcag GTTTGGAAACCGCATCTTTGGGCCAATCTGGAACAGGGACAGTGTGGCTTGTGTTGTCCTCACCTTTAAAGAACCCTTTGGCACTCAGGGACGAGGAGGATACTTTGATGATTTTGGCATCATCCG CGATGTCATGCAGAACCACTTGCTCCAGATGCTTTGTCTGGTTGCCATGGAGAAACCAGCTTCCACCAGCTCTGACGATGTCAGGGATGAAAAG GTGAAAGTGCTGAAGTGCATTGCTCCAGCATCCATGTCCGAAGTGGTGCTGGGTCAGTATGTGGGGGATCCAGAGGGTGAAGGAGATGCCAAACTGGGTTACCTTGATGATACCACTGTACCTAAAGGATCAACTCAAGCCACCTTCGCCACAGTTGTGCTCTATGTGCACAACGAGCGCTGGGATG gtGTTCCTTTCATCCTACGCTGTGGAAAAGCTTTGAATGAGAGGAAGGCCGAGGTGCGGCTGCAGTTCACAGATGTCCCTGGGGACATTTTTGGAAATCAGTGTCGCAGGAATGAGCTGGTGGTGCGTGTGCAGCCGAACGAGGCCGTCTATGCCAAGATGATGAGCAAGAAACCCGGCGTGTACTTCAGCCCCGAGGAAACTGAGCTGGACCTCACCTACAAGAGTAGATACAAG gATGTGAAGCTTCCAGACGCTTACGAACGTCTCATCCTGGATGTCTTCTGTGGGAGTCAGATGCACTTTGTACGCAG TGATGAACTAAGGGAAGCATGGAGGATCTTCACACCTCTCCTTCATCAGATAGACAGGGAGAAGCCAAAACCTACGATTTACAAATATGGAAG CCGTGGACCAGTAGAAGCAGACGAGCTTGCGAAGAGGGTCGGATTTCGCTACGAAGGCACTTACAAATGGGTCAACCCTCACAGACTTTGA
- the LOC121896391 gene encoding glucose-6-phosphate 1-dehydrogenase isoform X1 encodes MSTLAENQGNQQLLEPEKEKTTTIPLSRSEVFGELRKELHEDEEFHQSDAHIFIIMGASGDLAKKKIYPTLWWLFRDGLLPEQTYFVGFARSDLTVDAIRTSCMPYLKVADSEADRLTAFFSRNTYISGKYAEEGSFSKLNTHIQSLPGGTEANRLFYLALPPTVYHDVTKNIKHHCMSTKGWNRVIVEKPFGHDLQSSEELSTHLSSLFTEEQIYRIDHYLGKEMVQNLMVLRFGNRIFGPIWNRDSVACVVLTFKEPFGTQGRGGYFDDFGIIRDVMQNHLLQMLCLVAMEKPASTSSDDVRDEKVKVLKCIAPASMSEVVLGQYVGDPEGEGDAKLGYLDDTTVPKGSTQATFATVVLYVHNERWDGVPFILRCGKALNERKAEVRLQFTDVPGDIFGNQCRRNELVVRVQPNEAVYAKMMSKKPGVYFSPEETELDLTYKSRYKDVKLPDAYERLILDVFCGSQMHFVRSDELREAWRIFTPLLHQIDREKPKPTIYKYGSRGPVEADELAKRVGFRYEGTYKWVNPHRL; translated from the exons ATGTCGACTC TTGCAGAAAACCAAGGAAACCAGCAACTCCTGGAACCAGAGAAAG AGAAAACAACCACCATCCCCCTCTCTCGCTCAGAGGTGTTTGGGGAGCTGAGGAAGGAGCTTCATGAAGATGAAGAATTCCATCAGTCTGATGctcacatcttcatcatcatgggaGCCTCG GGGGATCTGGCCAAGAAGAAAATCTACCCAACTCTATG gtgGTTGTTCAGAGACGGCCTCCTCCCCGAGCAGACGTATTTTGTGGGATTTGCTCGCTCTGACCTGACAGTTGATGCCATCCGGACATCATGCATGCCATACCTGAAG GTGGCAGACTCAGAAGCAGATCGGTTGACAGCCTTCTTCAGCAGGAACACCTACATCAGTGGGAAATATGCAGAAGAAGGTTCCTTCTCCAAgctcaacacacacatccagtcTCTGCCCGGAGGAACCGAGGCAAACCGTCTCTTCTACCTGGCCCTGCCGCCCACCGTCTACCACGATGTTACCAAGAACATCAAGCACCACTGTATGAGCACAAA agGCTGGAACAGGGTGATTGTAGAGAAGCCGTTTGGACATGACCTTCAGAGCTCTGAGGAGCTGTCCACTCACCTCTCCTCGCTCTTCACCGAGGAACAGATCTACCGTATAGATCACTATCTGGGCAAAGAAATGGTGCAGAACCTCATGGTGCtcag GTTTGGAAACCGCATCTTTGGGCCAATCTGGAACAGGGACAGTGTGGCTTGTGTTGTCCTCACCTTTAAAGAACCCTTTGGCACTCAGGGACGAGGAGGATACTTTGATGATTTTGGCATCATCCG CGATGTCATGCAGAACCACTTGCTCCAGATGCTTTGTCTGGTTGCCATGGAGAAACCAGCTTCCACCAGCTCTGACGATGTCAGGGATGAAAAG GTGAAAGTGCTGAAGTGCATTGCTCCAGCATCCATGTCCGAAGTGGTGCTGGGTCAGTATGTGGGGGATCCAGAGGGTGAAGGAGATGCCAAACTGGGTTACCTTGATGATACCACTGTACCTAAAGGATCAACTCAAGCCACCTTCGCCACAGTTGTGCTCTATGTGCACAACGAGCGCTGGGATG gtGTTCCTTTCATCCTACGCTGTGGAAAAGCTTTGAATGAGAGGAAGGCCGAGGTGCGGCTGCAGTTCACAGATGTCCCTGGGGACATTTTTGGAAATCAGTGTCGCAGGAATGAGCTGGTGGTGCGTGTGCAGCCGAACGAGGCCGTCTATGCCAAGATGATGAGCAAGAAACCCGGCGTGTACTTCAGCCCCGAGGAAACTGAGCTGGACCTCACCTACAAGAGTAGATACAAG gATGTGAAGCTTCCAGACGCTTACGAACGTCTCATCCTGGATGTCTTCTGTGGGAGTCAGATGCACTTTGTACGCAG TGATGAACTAAGGGAAGCATGGAGGATCTTCACACCTCTCCTTCATCAGATAGACAGGGAGAAGCCAAAACCTACGATTTACAAATATGGAAG CCGTGGACCAGTAGAAGCAGACGAGCTTGCGAAGAGGGTCGGATTTCGCTACGAAGGCACTTACAAATGGGTCAACCCTCACAGACTTTGA
- the LOC121896391 gene encoding glucose-6-phosphate 1-dehydrogenase isoform X3, whose translation MSTQKTTTIPLSRSEVFGELRKELHEDEEFHQSDAHIFIIMGASGDLAKKKIYPTLWWLFRDGLLPEQTYFVGFARSDLTVDAIRTSCMPYLKVADSEADRLTAFFSRNTYISGKYAEEGSFSKLNTHIQSLPGGTEANRLFYLALPPTVYHDVTKNIKHHCMSTKGWNRVIVEKPFGHDLQSSEELSTHLSSLFTEEQIYRIDHYLGKEMVQNLMVLRFGNRIFGPIWNRDSVACVVLTFKEPFGTQGRGGYFDDFGIIRDVMQNHLLQMLCLVAMEKPASTSSDDVRDEKVKVLKCIAPASMSEVVLGQYVGDPEGEGDAKLGYLDDTTVPKGSTQATFATVVLYVHNERWDGVPFILRCGKALNERKAEVRLQFTDVPGDIFGNQCRRNELVVRVQPNEAVYAKMMSKKPGVYFSPEETELDLTYKSRYKDVKLPDAYERLILDVFCGSQMHFVRSDELREAWRIFTPLLHQIDREKPKPTIYKYGSRGPVEADELAKRVGFRYEGTYKWVNPHRL comes from the exons ATGTCGACTC AGAAAACAACCACCATCCCCCTCTCTCGCTCAGAGGTGTTTGGGGAGCTGAGGAAGGAGCTTCATGAAGATGAAGAATTCCATCAGTCTGATGctcacatcttcatcatcatgggaGCCTCG GGGGATCTGGCCAAGAAGAAAATCTACCCAACTCTATG gtgGTTGTTCAGAGACGGCCTCCTCCCCGAGCAGACGTATTTTGTGGGATTTGCTCGCTCTGACCTGACAGTTGATGCCATCCGGACATCATGCATGCCATACCTGAAG GTGGCAGACTCAGAAGCAGATCGGTTGACAGCCTTCTTCAGCAGGAACACCTACATCAGTGGGAAATATGCAGAAGAAGGTTCCTTCTCCAAgctcaacacacacatccagtcTCTGCCCGGAGGAACCGAGGCAAACCGTCTCTTCTACCTGGCCCTGCCGCCCACCGTCTACCACGATGTTACCAAGAACATCAAGCACCACTGTATGAGCACAAA agGCTGGAACAGGGTGATTGTAGAGAAGCCGTTTGGACATGACCTTCAGAGCTCTGAGGAGCTGTCCACTCACCTCTCCTCGCTCTTCACCGAGGAACAGATCTACCGTATAGATCACTATCTGGGCAAAGAAATGGTGCAGAACCTCATGGTGCtcag GTTTGGAAACCGCATCTTTGGGCCAATCTGGAACAGGGACAGTGTGGCTTGTGTTGTCCTCACCTTTAAAGAACCCTTTGGCACTCAGGGACGAGGAGGATACTTTGATGATTTTGGCATCATCCG CGATGTCATGCAGAACCACTTGCTCCAGATGCTTTGTCTGGTTGCCATGGAGAAACCAGCTTCCACCAGCTCTGACGATGTCAGGGATGAAAAG GTGAAAGTGCTGAAGTGCATTGCTCCAGCATCCATGTCCGAAGTGGTGCTGGGTCAGTATGTGGGGGATCCAGAGGGTGAAGGAGATGCCAAACTGGGTTACCTTGATGATACCACTGTACCTAAAGGATCAACTCAAGCCACCTTCGCCACAGTTGTGCTCTATGTGCACAACGAGCGCTGGGATG gtGTTCCTTTCATCCTACGCTGTGGAAAAGCTTTGAATGAGAGGAAGGCCGAGGTGCGGCTGCAGTTCACAGATGTCCCTGGGGACATTTTTGGAAATCAGTGTCGCAGGAATGAGCTGGTGGTGCGTGTGCAGCCGAACGAGGCCGTCTATGCCAAGATGATGAGCAAGAAACCCGGCGTGTACTTCAGCCCCGAGGAAACTGAGCTGGACCTCACCTACAAGAGTAGATACAAG gATGTGAAGCTTCCAGACGCTTACGAACGTCTCATCCTGGATGTCTTCTGTGGGAGTCAGATGCACTTTGTACGCAG TGATGAACTAAGGGAAGCATGGAGGATCTTCACACCTCTCCTTCATCAGATAGACAGGGAGAAGCCAAAACCTACGATTTACAAATATGGAAG CCGTGGACCAGTAGAAGCAGACGAGCTTGCGAAGAGGGTCGGATTTCGCTACGAAGGCACTTACAAATGGGTCAACCCTCACAGACTTTGA
- the LOC121896390 gene encoding polypeptide N-acetylgalactosaminyltransferase 6-like isoform X1 translates to MRNRNTSARTCSWLATKVFFVLGQFFLLHTMRFCRLTFPVKVTASCFLLLLVIMRYNIKYKAFQRPSHHQASIPVDGLVPKCPPGFYSKQELKPHFQRPLQDPTAQGANGEAFESDWLTSEEEKEQLRGFSKNQFNQFASDRISLHRDLGEDTRHPDCLEQTFRRCPGLPTTSVIIVFHNEAWSTLLRTVYSVLHTAPAALLTEILLVDDASTDDHLKTRLDEYVQQLNIVRVLRQRERKGLITARLLGAQAARGQVLTFLDSHCECFPGWLEPLLARIVEQPTAVVSPEIVSIDEDNLKFSKPNPKPRHRIRGNFDWNLKFGWEVVPEEEKKQRKKETYPIRTPTFAGGLFSVSKSYFEHIGTYDDQMEFWGGENLEMSFRVWQCGGQLEIIPCSVVGHIFRKNTPHTFPKGRSVITSNLVRLAEVWMDDYKWIFYRANRKAAFVFKENLFGNLSARHKLRERLKCRNFSWYLNNIYPEAYVPDIRPVMHGQLENTGWKCCLEARKKTRRWRPVDMLKCNNEGGAQYFEYTSQKELRLSAGKFELCLHATPGRALVSLELCQLKGNVTTAAPEQVWIFTQTHHLKNPSSEKCLTIAGGNVMVTTCKSTSASQSWVFI, encoded by the exons ATGAGAAACAGGAACACCAGTGCAAGGACTTGTTCATGGCTTGCAACCAAAGTATT CTTTGTTTTAGGTCAGTTCTTCCTTCTGCATACCATGCggttttgtcgactcaccttTCCAGTAAAGGTCACAGCTTCCTGCTTTCTGCTTTTACTTGTCATCATGCGttacaacataaaatacaaagcaTTCCAACGACCATCACACCATCAAGCCAGCATACCTGTGGACGGCCTGGTTCCCAAGTGTCCACCTGGCTTTTACAGTAAACAGGAACTCAAGCCTCACTTTCAGAGACCTCTTCAAGATCCCACAGCACAGGGCGCAAATGGTGAAGCCTTCGAGTCAGACTGGTTGACttctgaagaagaaaaagagcagTTACGTGGATTTAGTAAAAACCAGTTCAACCAGTTTGCCAGTGATCGAATCTCCCTGCACCGTGATCTAGGCGAAGACACACGGCACCCAGA TTGCTTGGAACAGACGTTTCGGCGTTGTCCTGGCCTCCCCACCACCAGTGTGATCATCGTGTTTCATAATGAGGCCTGGTCCACTCTGCTGCGGACCGTCTACAGCGTCTTACACACAGCTCCTGCTGCCCTGCTCACAGAGATCTTACTGGTGGATGATGCCAGCACAGATG ATCACTTGAAGACTCGTTTGGATGAGTATGTGCAGCAGCTGAATATAGTGCGTGTGTTAcgtcagagagagaggaaaggctTGATCACAGCCAGGCTGTTGGGGGCGCAGGCTGCACGAGGACAGGTCCTCACCTTCCTTGATTCCCACT GTGAATGCTTCCCTGGATGGCTGGAGCCTCTTCTAGCTCGGATAGTAGAGCAGCCTACTGCTGTGGTGAGTCCAGAAATTGTCAGTATTGACGAAGATAACCTAAAGTTCAGTAAACCAAATCCTAAACCCCGTCATCGCATTCGAGGGAATTTTGACTGGAATCTCAAATTTGGATGGGAGGTTGTCcctgaagaggagaagaaacaaaggaaaaaggagaCATACCCTATTAg AACCCCTACCTTTGCTGGTGGTCTTTTCTCTGTATCCAAATCATACTTTGAGCATATTGGAACTTATGATGACCAGATGGAGTTCTGGGGAGGTGAGAATTTGGAAATGTCTTTCAGG GTCTGGCAATGTGGAGGTCAGCTGGAGATTATTCCTTGTTCTGTTGTAGGGCACATTTTCCGCAAAAATACCCCCCACACCTTCCCTAAAGGCCGTTCTGTGATCACCAGCAACCTGGTCCGCCTGGCTGAGGTCTGGATGGACGACTACAAATGGATCTTCTATCGTGCAAACAGAAAGGCTGCTTTTGTATTTAAAGAG AATTTATTTGGAAATCTTTCTGCACGTCATAAACTCAGGGAGAGATTAAAGTGCAGGAACTTCTCTTGGTACCTGAACAACATTTACCCAGAGGCCTACGTGCCTGACATCAGGCCTGTTATGCATGGACAG TTGGAAAACACTGGTTGGAAGTGCTGCCTGGAGGCAAGAAAGAAAACTAGGCGATGGAGGCCTGttgacatgttaaaatgtaacaATGAAGGTGGAGCGCAG TATTTTGAGTACACATCCCAGAAAGAGCTACGGCTCAGCGCCGGCAAATTTgagctgtgtttacatgcaacCCCTGGAAGAGCTCTGGTGTCTCTTGAACTGTGTCAACTGAAGGGAAATGTAACCACAGCAGCTCCTGAACAAGTCTGGATCTTTACACAG acacacCATCTAAAGAACCCCTCATCAGAAAAATGTTTGACAATAGCAGGAGGAAACGTGATGGTGACTACCTGCAAATCCACCAGTGCCAGTCAAAGCTGGGTCTTCATCTGA
- the LOC121896390 gene encoding polypeptide N-acetylgalactosaminyltransferase 6-like isoform X2 yields MRNRNTSARTCSWLATKVFFVLGQFFLLHTMRFCRLTFPVKVTASCFLLLLVIMRYNIKYKAFQRPSHHQASIPVDGLVPKCPPGFYSKQELKPHFQRPLQDPTAQGANGEAFESDWLTSEEEKEQLRGFSKNQFNQFASDRISLHRDLGEDTRHPDCLEQTFRRCPGLPTTSVIIVFHNEAWSTLLRTVYSVLHTAPAALLTEILLVDDASTDDHLKTRLDEYVQQLNIVRVLRQRERKGLITARLLGAQAARGQVLTFLDSHCECFPGWLEPLLARIVEQPTAVVSPEIVSIDEDNLKFSKPNPKPRHRIRGNFDWNLKFGWEVVPEEEKKQRKKETYPIRTPTFAGGLFSVSKSYFEHIGTYDDQMEFWGGHIFRKNTPHTFPKGRSVITSNLVRLAEVWMDDYKWIFYRANRKAAFVFKENLFGNLSARHKLRERLKCRNFSWYLNNIYPEAYVPDIRPVMHGQLENTGWKCCLEARKKTRRWRPVDMLKCNNEGGAQYFEYTSQKELRLSAGKFELCLHATPGRALVSLELCQLKGNVTTAAPEQVWIFTQTHHLKNPSSEKCLTIAGGNVMVTTCKSTSASQSWVFI; encoded by the exons ATGAGAAACAGGAACACCAGTGCAAGGACTTGTTCATGGCTTGCAACCAAAGTATT CTTTGTTTTAGGTCAGTTCTTCCTTCTGCATACCATGCggttttgtcgactcaccttTCCAGTAAAGGTCACAGCTTCCTGCTTTCTGCTTTTACTTGTCATCATGCGttacaacataaaatacaaagcaTTCCAACGACCATCACACCATCAAGCCAGCATACCTGTGGACGGCCTGGTTCCCAAGTGTCCACCTGGCTTTTACAGTAAACAGGAACTCAAGCCTCACTTTCAGAGACCTCTTCAAGATCCCACAGCACAGGGCGCAAATGGTGAAGCCTTCGAGTCAGACTGGTTGACttctgaagaagaaaaagagcagTTACGTGGATTTAGTAAAAACCAGTTCAACCAGTTTGCCAGTGATCGAATCTCCCTGCACCGTGATCTAGGCGAAGACACACGGCACCCAGA TTGCTTGGAACAGACGTTTCGGCGTTGTCCTGGCCTCCCCACCACCAGTGTGATCATCGTGTTTCATAATGAGGCCTGGTCCACTCTGCTGCGGACCGTCTACAGCGTCTTACACACAGCTCCTGCTGCCCTGCTCACAGAGATCTTACTGGTGGATGATGCCAGCACAGATG ATCACTTGAAGACTCGTTTGGATGAGTATGTGCAGCAGCTGAATATAGTGCGTGTGTTAcgtcagagagagaggaaaggctTGATCACAGCCAGGCTGTTGGGGGCGCAGGCTGCACGAGGACAGGTCCTCACCTTCCTTGATTCCCACT GTGAATGCTTCCCTGGATGGCTGGAGCCTCTTCTAGCTCGGATAGTAGAGCAGCCTACTGCTGTGGTGAGTCCAGAAATTGTCAGTATTGACGAAGATAACCTAAAGTTCAGTAAACCAAATCCTAAACCCCGTCATCGCATTCGAGGGAATTTTGACTGGAATCTCAAATTTGGATGGGAGGTTGTCcctgaagaggagaagaaacaaaggaaaaaggagaCATACCCTATTAg AACCCCTACCTTTGCTGGTGGTCTTTTCTCTGTATCCAAATCATACTTTGAGCATATTGGAACTTATGATGACCAGATGGAGTTCTGGGGAG GGCACATTTTCCGCAAAAATACCCCCCACACCTTCCCTAAAGGCCGTTCTGTGATCACCAGCAACCTGGTCCGCCTGGCTGAGGTCTGGATGGACGACTACAAATGGATCTTCTATCGTGCAAACAGAAAGGCTGCTTTTGTATTTAAAGAG AATTTATTTGGAAATCTTTCTGCACGTCATAAACTCAGGGAGAGATTAAAGTGCAGGAACTTCTCTTGGTACCTGAACAACATTTACCCAGAGGCCTACGTGCCTGACATCAGGCCTGTTATGCATGGACAG TTGGAAAACACTGGTTGGAAGTGCTGCCTGGAGGCAAGAAAGAAAACTAGGCGATGGAGGCCTGttgacatgttaaaatgtaacaATGAAGGTGGAGCGCAG TATTTTGAGTACACATCCCAGAAAGAGCTACGGCTCAGCGCCGGCAAATTTgagctgtgtttacatgcaacCCCTGGAAGAGCTCTGGTGTCTCTTGAACTGTGTCAACTGAAGGGAAATGTAACCACAGCAGCTCCTGAACAAGTCTGGATCTTTACACAG acacacCATCTAAAGAACCCCTCATCAGAAAAATGTTTGACAATAGCAGGAGGAAACGTGATGGTGACTACCTGCAAATCCACCAGTGCCAGTCAAAGCTGGGTCTTCATCTGA
- the LOC121896392 gene encoding testis-expressed protein 49-like, producing MAFFGLTHLGYQNPIGDKLIVNPKGASRPQGGGLNISAGLPPSLQEQQGPLRCTDICNVYHQPLAYGTDIHQGSHERYKEMVKRGQTPRSPNQLYIMPLTDSQQYGWLMSNSPAPWTQVKRFPRKNSEMTKFVKEMSVTDREFSLF from the exons ATGGCCTTCTTCGGTTTAACACATTTGGGTTATCAAAACCCAATTGGCGACAAGTTGATAGTGAATCCCAAAGGAGCGTCTCGCCCTCAGG GTGGTGGGCTTAACATCAGCGCAGGACTGCCTCCGTCTCTTCAAGAACAACAGGGCCCCCTCAGATGTACGGACATATGCAACGTTTACCACCAGCCTCTTGCCTACGGCACTGACATACACCAAGGAAGCCATGAGCGATACAAGGAGATGGTCAAACGGGGTCAAACACCCAGAT cCCCGAACCAGCTGTACATAATGCCTCTGACAGACAGCCAGCAATATGGATGGTTGATGTCCAACAGTCCTGCACCATGGACACAAGTCAAAAGGTTTCCCCGAAAGAACAGTGAGATGACCAA GTTTGTTAAGGAAATGTCAGTGACAGACCGGGAGTTCAGCCTGTTCTGA